In Sulfitobacter sp. OXR-159, one DNA window encodes the following:
- the clpS gene encoding ATP-dependent Clp protease adapter ClpS, whose amino-acid sequence MMADGPKDDDDTELLTKTRPKTKRPPLYKVMLLNDDFTPMEFVVHVLERFFGLNHAQAFEIMLTVHKKGLAVVGVFSHEIAETKVAQVMDFARRHQHPLQCTMEKEE is encoded by the coding sequence ATGATGGCGGACGGCCCCAAGGATGACGACGACACCGAGTTGTTGACCAAAACCCGCCCCAAGACCAAACGCCCGCCGCTTTACAAGGTGATGCTGCTGAACGACGATTTCACCCCGATGGAATTCGTGGTGCATGTCTTGGAACGTTTCTTTGGCCTGAACCATGCGCAGGCGTTTGAGATCATGCTGACGGTTCACAAAAAGGGGCTGGCCGTGGTTGGCGTCTTTAGCCACGAGATCGCGGAGACGAAAGTGGCGCAGGTGATGGATTTCGCCCGGCGTCATCAACATCCGCTGCAATGCACTATGGAAAAAGAAGAATAA
- a CDS encoding HAD family hydrolase, translating into MGGALTTIGFDADDTLWHNERYFALSHDRFAALLAEHSERDHLMARLLEAERRNLPHYGYGIKGFTLSMIETAIEVTEGKVPAEVIGDLLAAGREMLDHPIELLPHVEDVLETLRGDYRLIVVTKGDLLDQERKLAQSGLRERFDAVEIVSRKTEAAYRHIFKQHGQGAARGLMVGNSLASDVRPMIEAGGWGVYVPHDLTWAMEHAEPPTNSPRFVEIKDLSGLPETVKKIVSG; encoded by the coding sequence ATGGGCGGGGCACTCACCACCATCGGTTTCGATGCGGATGACACATTGTGGCATAATGAACGCTACTTTGCACTCTCTCACGACCGTTTTGCAGCCCTTCTGGCCGAACATAGTGAACGCGACCACCTGATGGCACGACTTTTGGAAGCCGAGCGGCGCAATTTGCCGCATTACGGCTACGGGATCAAAGGTTTCACCCTGTCGATGATCGAGACCGCAATCGAGGTGACAGAGGGCAAAGTCCCCGCCGAGGTGATCGGTGACCTGCTCGCCGCCGGGCGCGAGATGCTGGACCATCCGATTGAACTGCTGCCCCATGTCGAAGACGTGCTGGAAACCCTGCGCGGTGATTACCGGCTGATCGTGGTGACCAAAGGCGACCTGCTGGATCAAGAGCGCAAACTGGCGCAATCGGGCCTGCGAGAGAGGTTCGATGCGGTCGAAATCGTCTCTCGCAAGACCGAAGCCGCCTATCGCCACATTTTTAAGCAGCATGGGCAAGGCGCCGCGCGGGGGCTGATGGTCGGCAACTCACTGGCCTCCGATGTACGCCCGATGATCGAGGCGGGCGGCTGGGGCGTCTACGTGCCCCATGACCTCACATGGGCGATGGAACACGCCGAACCGCCAACCAATTCACCACGTTTTGTTGAAATTAAAGATCTTTCCGGCCTCCCAGAGACGGTGAAAAAGATCGTTTCGGGGTGA
- a CDS encoding D-alanyl-D-alanine carboxypeptidase family protein, which yields MKARRIQPARYGLFLFAALWVLVILPLSAMAAPYAAYVIDARTGKEIHAENADTRLHPASLTKMMTLYIAFQAVERGELSLDTQVTISKNAASEPPSKLGMRPGQKIALRYLIRAAAVKSANDAATAIGEAIEGSEAAFARRMNRTAKQLGMTRTTFKNMHGLTESGHLSTARDMTALGRHLLYDYPQYYNLFSRITADAGVRKVSHTNRRFLGSYKGADGIKTGYTRAAGFNLTASAERGNERIIVTVFGGKSTASRNAKVAELMDLGFRRAPSSAPLRKPVPLVYADVEDTPAAPGAAGKTIRLVGAVTTSKRPQLRPRSEVVVVATAAAPEATSTVSNSDITAALREAVQTAPTPPAAAPTPEIKDAEVVIATAQASPRPEPRPKDVTLTVQQAVEQEIVTRVSTSGGRHWGVNVGRFPSRYAAEKILLKTALAEMSTLDGTLRKVVQRPQGYDANFLGLSRESADLACRRLAARNVSCFMIGPSEG from the coding sequence ATGAAGGCTCGGCGCATTCAGCCGGCCCGTTACGGGCTATTTCTATTCGCAGCACTCTGGGTTCTGGTCATCCTACCCCTCAGCGCCATGGCAGCCCCCTATGCCGCCTATGTCATCGATGCCCGCACCGGCAAAGAAATCCACGCAGAGAACGCCGACACGCGCCTCCACCCGGCCTCCCTGACCAAGATGATGACCCTCTACATCGCTTTCCAAGCGGTCGAACGTGGGGAACTCTCACTGGATACTCAAGTAACGATCTCCAAGAACGCCGCCTCAGAGCCGCCCAGCAAACTGGGCATGCGTCCGGGCCAAAAAATCGCCCTGCGCTACCTGATCCGCGCCGCCGCCGTGAAATCGGCCAATGATGCCGCCACCGCGATCGGCGAAGCCATCGAAGGGTCCGAGGCCGCCTTTGCCCGCCGAATGAACCGCACCGCCAAACAGCTTGGCATGACGCGCACCACCTTCAAGAATATGCACGGGCTGACCGAAAGCGGCCACCTCTCCACCGCGCGCGATATGACGGCTCTGGGCCGCCACCTGCTCTATGATTACCCGCAGTACTACAACCTGTTTTCGCGCATCACCGCCGATGCGGGCGTGCGCAAGGTCTCCCACACTAACCGCCGGTTTCTGGGGTCTTACAAAGGCGCCGATGGCATCAAAACCGGCTATACCCGCGCCGCCGGCTTCAACCTGACGGCCTCGGCCGAGCGTGGCAACGAACGGATCATCGTGACCGTCTTCGGGGGCAAATCCACCGCCTCGCGCAACGCCAAAGTGGCCGAGTTGATGGACCTTGGCTTCCGCCGCGCCCCCTCTTCGGCCCCCCTGCGCAAACCAGTGCCCCTGGTCTACGCCGATGTCGAAGACACGCCCGCGGCCCCCGGTGCCGCAGGCAAAACGATCCGCCTTGTCGGAGCCGTCACCACCTCCAAACGCCCGCAACTCCGCCCCCGCAGCGAGGTCGTGGTCGTCGCCACTGCGGCAGCCCCCGAAGCAACCAGCACCGTCTCCAACAGCGACATCACGGCAGCCCTACGCGAAGCGGTGCAAACCGCGCCAACCCCGCCCGCCGCCGCGCCCACACCAGAGATCAAAGACGCCGAAGTCGTCATCGCCACCGCGCAGGCCTCCCCCCGCCCCGAACCGCGGCCCAAAGACGTAACGCTGACCGTACAGCAGGCGGTAGAGCAAGAAATCGTGACCCGCGTCTCCACCTCGGGCGGTCGCCACTGGGGGGTCAACGTGGGCCGCTTCCCCAGCCGCTACGCCGCCGAGAAGATCCTGCTGAAAACCGCACTGGCCGAAATGTCGACGCTTGATGGCACATTGCGCAAAGTGGTGCAGCGCCCGCAGGGCTATGACGCGAACTTCCTCGGCCTGTCACGCGAAAGCGCCGACCTCGCCTGCCGCCGTCTGGCCGCGCGCAACGTCAGCTGCTTCATGATCGGCCCGAGCGAAGGCTAA